In one window of Lynx canadensis isolate LIC74 chromosome A3, mLynCan4.pri.v2, whole genome shotgun sequence DNA:
- the MRPL33 gene encoding 39S ribosomal protein L33, mitochondrial isoform X2, translated as MPPLKGENGLCPGSSCLLSAFGPISETVGGVVAMFLSAVTFAKSKSKTILVKMLSQAGTGYSFNTKRSRLREKLTLLHYDPIGWHPWSPLTDYQCQT; from the exons ATGCCTCCACTGAAGGGTGAAAATG GCCTGTGCCCCGGAAGCAGTTGCTTGTTGAGTGCTTTTGGGCCGATTTCGGAGACTGTTGGGGGAGTTGTCGCCATGTTCCTGTCCGCGGTCACCT TTGCCAAGAGCAAGTCAAA aaCCATTCTGGTGAAAATGCTAAGCCAAGCTGGGACAGGTTACTCCTTCAACACTAAGAGAAGCCGACTACGGGAGAAACTGACTCTCTTACATTATGATCCAATTG GTTGGCATCCCTGGTCACCACTCACAGATTACCAGTGCCAAACTTGA
- the MRPL33 gene encoding 39S ribosomal protein L33, mitochondrial isoform X4 encodes MPPLKGENGLCPGSSCLLSAFGPISETVGGVVAMFLSAVTFAKSKSKTILVKMLSQAGTGYSFNTKRSRLREKLTLLHYDPIGAIL; translated from the exons ATGCCTCCACTGAAGGGTGAAAATG GCCTGTGCCCCGGAAGCAGTTGCTTGTTGAGTGCTTTTGGGCCGATTTCGGAGACTGTTGGGGGAGTTGTCGCCATGTTCCTGTCCGCGGTCACCT TTGCCAAGAGCAAGTCAAA aaCCATTCTGGTGAAAATGCTAAGCCAAGCTGGGACAGGTTACTCCTTCAACACTAAGAGAAGCCGACTACGGGAGAAACTGACTCTCTTACATTATGATCCAATTG GTGCAATATTATGA
- the MRPL33 gene encoding 39S ribosomal protein L33, mitochondrial isoform X3 — protein sequence MPPLKGENGLCPGSSCLLSAFGPISETVGGVVAMFLSAVTFAKSKSKTILVKMLSQAGTGYSFNTKRSRLREKLTLLHYDPIGFFGLWD from the exons ATGCCTCCACTGAAGGGTGAAAATG GCCTGTGCCCCGGAAGCAGTTGCTTGTTGAGTGCTTTTGGGCCGATTTCGGAGACTGTTGGGGGAGTTGTCGCCATGTTCCTGTCCGCGGTCACCT TTGCCAAGAGCAAGTCAAA aaCCATTCTGGTGAAAATGCTAAGCCAAGCTGGGACAGGTTACTCCTTCAACACTAAGAGAAGCCGACTACGGGAGAAACTGACTCTCTTACATTATGATCCAATTG GTTTCTTTGGCCTCTGGGATTGA
- the MRPL33 gene encoding 39S ribosomal protein L33, mitochondrial isoform X1: MPPLKGENGLCPGSSCLLSAFGPISETVGGVVAMFLSAVTFAKSKSKTILVKMLSQAGTGYSFNTKRSRLREKLTLLHYDPIVKTKVLFVEQKKIRSL; encoded by the exons ATGCCTCCACTGAAGGGTGAAAATG GCCTGTGCCCCGGAAGCAGTTGCTTGTTGAGTGCTTTTGGGCCGATTTCGGAGACTGTTGGGGGAGTTGTCGCCATGTTCCTGTCCGCGGTCACCT TTGCCAAGAGCAAGTCAAA aaCCATTCTGGTGAAAATGCTAAGCCAAGCTGGGACAGGTTACTCCTTCAACACTAAGAGAAGCCGACTACGGGAGAAACTGACTCTCTTACATTATGATCCAATTG TGAAAACAAAAGTCCTCTttgtggaacagaaaaaaatacgcTCCCTCTAA